GGCGGCGTCAGCCGGGTGTCCCAGGTCAGAAACATCCGGAGCGGCAGCCAGGTCGTGGTCGGATGCCCCGGACGGATCCTCGACCTGATCGGGGAGGGGGACCTGGACCTCGGGGCCATCGAAATCCTGGTGCTGGACGAGGCGGACCGGCTTTGCGACATGGGCTTTCTGCCCGACGTCCGCCGCATCCTGCGGGCCCTTCCGGCCCGCCGCCAGACCATGCTGTTCTCGGCCACCATGCCGGGAGACATCCGGACGCTGGCGGACACCATCCTGCGGAACCCGGTCCACGTCCAGGCCGGCGCGCTGGCGCCCGTCAAGAGCGTGGCCCATTCCCTCTACCCGGTCGCGGAAACGATGAAATCGGGGTTGCTGCTGGACCTGCTCGGACGGACCCCGACCGGGAGGGTGCTGGTCTTCACCCGGACCAAACGCCGGGCCGTCCGCGTGGCGGACCGCCTGGCCAAAAACGGCTACCGTGTCTCGGCCCTTCAGGGGGACATGGCGCAAAACCGGCGGCAGTCGGCCATCAACGGGTTCCGCAGCGGTAAATACGACATCCTCGTGGCCACCGACATCGCCGCCCGCGGCATCGACATATCGGAAATCTCCCATGTCATCAACTTCGACATGCCCGATACCCCGGACGCCTACACCCACCGGATCGGGCGCACGGGGCGGGCGGGTTGCACGGGGGAGGCCTTCACCTTCACGGTGGCGGACGACGAACCGCTCGTGCGGCAGATCGAGAGGATTTTCGGATCCCGGATCGAGCGCCGCCGGGTGCCGGGTTTTGCCGCCGCGGAGCCGGCCCCGCCGACCCTCGCCGCAGCCGCAGCCGCCCCTCGAACGGAACGGAGCAGGAGCTTCA
Above is a window of Acidobacteriota bacterium DNA encoding:
- a CDS encoding DEAD/DEAH box helicase, with translation MQSFDHFPLHPNIHAAIRAAGYHHPTPIQQQAIPLALQGRDLLGLAETGTGKTAAFVLPMLQHLESHPARGARVLILEPTRELAEQVHESIVSLGRGGRVRSATVYGGVSRVSQVRNIRSGSQVVVGCPGRILDLIGEGDLDLGAIEILVLDEADRLCDMGFLPDVRRILRALPARRQTMLFSATMPGDIRTLADTILRNPVHVQAGALAPVKSVAHSLYPVAETMKSGLLLDLLGRTPTGRVLVFTRTKRRAVRVADRLAKNGYRVSALQGDMAQNRRQSAINGFRSGKYDILVATDIAARGIDISEISHVINFDMPDTPDAYTHRIGRTGRAGCTGEAFTFTVADDEPLVRQIERIFGSRIERRRVPGFAAAEPAPPTLAAAAAAPRTERSRSFRPGLAGARRRAHAR